One part of the Kryptolebias marmoratus isolate JLee-2015 linkage group LG2, ASM164957v2, whole genome shotgun sequence genome encodes these proteins:
- the LOC108240888 gene encoding P2Y purinoceptor 13-like has product MFNTSHLSSNCPKAPVSLVTIKAVVACLFFITFPLALLLNGVSLWVSLHLRSISTFIVYLKNLSMADLLMTLSIPPMAASMLPAATYEVKVLNCRYFSVIFYTSLYTSIALMGLISVDRFFKIVRPCGKVLGQNVIFSIISSSLVWIVIFGGTAIPTVILTDQAPINKSHNFCMSMKGPAGLSLHNSVVTFMETLFWLVSTLVVFCYICITVRVLQSFRNSGSNNNQGKKKTKLRVFSILLVFFVCFAPLHLLRIPFTLHQIFNIQVCSVEWVQILHELTVWVASTNACLDPFLYISLCKDYRGKLTDMMKVSGVCAKFFMREKRKLTI; this is encoded by the coding sequence ATGTTCAACACATCGCACCTTTCTTCTAACTGCCCCAAGGCCCCAGTCAGCCTTGTGACCATAAAAGCGGTTGTAGCGTGTCTCTTTTTCATCACATTCCCCCTTGCCTTATTACTAAATGGAGTCTCGCTGTGGGTGTCTTTACACCTCCGGTCGATCTCCACTTTTATAGTCTATCTGAAAAATCTCTCGATGGCTGACCTGCTCATGACGTTATCGATCCCTCCGATGGCGGCGAGCATGCTTCCTGCGGCGACGTACGAGGTGAAGGTCCTCAACTGCCGTTACTTCAGTGTCATCTTCTACACCAGTTTGTACACTAGCATTGCTCTGATGGGTCTTATCAGCGTGGACCGCTTCTTCAAAATTGTTAGGCCGTGCGGAAAGGTGTTGGGACAAAATGTGATCTTCAGCATAATATCATCCTCACTGGTTTGGATTGTTATTTTTGGCGGTACAGCCATTCCAACTGTCATTCTAACTGACCAGGCTCCTATTAATAAATCACACAATTTCTGCATGTCCATGAAAGGTCCAGCTGGGTTGAGTCTACACAACTCTGTGGTGACCTTTATGGAGACGCTCTTCTGGCTCGTCAGCACTCTGGttgtgttttgttacatttgcaTCACAGTGAGAGTCCTGCAGTCGTTCAGAAACTCTGGCAGCAACAACAACCAGGGAAAGAAGAAGACCAAGCTACGAGTCTTCTCCAtccttcttgtgttttttgtgtgctttgCGCCTCTTCACTTGCTGCGCATCCCTTTCACTCTACATCAGATTTTCAACATCCAAGTCTGCAGCGTGGAATGGGTGCAGATTTTACACGAGCTCACCGTCTGGGTCGCCTCCACAAATGCCTGCTTGGATCCTTTTCTCTACATCAGCTTGTGCAAAGACTACAGAGGAAAGCTGACTGACATGATGAAAGTCAGTGGCGTTTGTGCTAAGTTTTTTATgcgggaaaaaagaaaactaaccaTATAA
- the LOC108240816 gene encoding P2Y purinoceptor 13 isoform X1 translates to MNNTSSNAPIGCNSTNGVTSVVLPGLYGILCLVALILNSLAAWIFFKIPSNSTFVVFLKNVVVADLLMTLTIPIKVLSDANGGSGDLRAFHCRYSGVLFYTTMYISILLLGLISLDRYLKIVKPFEKCPLQRVRVGQLLCAAVWVVMLSLALPNIILSNKPPKFSQNRIKCSSMKNKAGLRWHTGLNYFCQVVFWGTFALMVVCYTVISKKVYESYKASKSSSRSASRRTKAKVFVVVGVFFICFAPFHFVRVPYTLTQTNSTPATCRAKDALYLAKETTLWLSTTNVCLDPLIYVFLCKVFMRRLTATFCKAAMGSPRATSIQIEMSQMNHKLSPNDISKQFISETSG, encoded by the exons ATGAACAACACATCGTCCAATGCCCCCATTGGGTGTAATTCCACTAATGGTGTAACAAGCGTGGTTTTACCTGGTCTGTACGGCATCCTCTGTTTAGTCGCCCTGATACTGAACTCCCTTGCTGCATGGATCTTTTTCAAAATCCCCAGCAATTCAACATTTGTGGTCTTTCTAAAAAATGTG GTAGTGGCTGACTTGCTGATGACCCTGACCATCCCTATAAAAGTCTTGAGTGATGCAAATGGGGGTTCCGGGGATCTACGTGCCTTTCACTGCAGATACTCTGGTGTCCTCTTCTACACCACCATGTAcatcagcattttgttgctGGGCCTCATCAGTTTGGACCGTTACTTGAAGATCGTCAAGCCCTTTGAGAAGTGTCCTCTGCAGCGGGTCCGTGTTGGACAGCTTCTGTGCGCAGCTGTTTGGGTGGTGATGTTATCTCTGGCTCTACCCAACATCATTCTCAGCAATAAGCCGCCAAAATTCTCTCAGAATAGAATCAAGTGTTCCTCCATGAAGAACAAAGCTGGTCTGCGGTGGCATACAGGACTCAACTACTTCTGTCAG GTTGTATTTTGGGGCACGTTTGCCTTGATGGTCGTTTGCTACACAGTCATCAGCAAGAAGGTCTATGAGTCATACAAAGCCTCCAAGAGCAGCTCTCGGAGTGCAAGTCGAAGAACCAAAGCAAAAGTGtttgtggtggtgggggtgttTTTTATCTGCTTCGCCCCGTTCCACTTCGTTCGCGTTCCTTACACTCTGACTCAAACCAACAGCACACCAGCTACTTGCAGAGCAAAGGATGCATTATACCTAGCTAAGGAAACCACATTGTGGCTGTCGACCACTAATGTATGTCTTGACCCACTAATTTATGTCTTCCTGTGCAAGGTGTTCATGAGAAGACTGACGGCCACATTCTGCAAAGCTGCCATGGGCAGTCCGAGAGCAACATCCATACAAATAGAGATGTCACAAATGAACCACAAACTGTCACCTAATGACATTTCCAAACAATTCATATCAGAGACTTCAGGATGA
- the LOC108240889 gene encoding P2Y purinoceptor 13-like — MDDYSEPHFNQHVMDPSLQTSFNLSDCYSLAYNPNIIPTLFFLMFPIALLLNVVAAWVSLHLKATSTFVVYLKNLVAADIIMTLMIPIKAAGDLPGAWQHLAVPTCRFFTVIFYNAQYTCIALLGCISLDRFFKIMMPRSRFFGQSLTFSKVISGAVWVLLFGGTGLPNILLTNKQVVNVTEISTCTILKGPAGIEFHEKASLTLNVFFWLVSMIIVVCYICIANKVVQSYRKSGSNNSQGKQKIKLRVFLVIIVFFACFGPYHMIRIPYTFQQVSYSDTKCSPMYERIRFAKELSYWLATTNICMDPLLYVFLCREFKEKLMSMMENVMISFNVVTGSKLKVPLPH; from the exons ATGGATGATTACTCAGAGCCACACTTTAATCAGC atgtAATGGACCCATCACTCCAAACATCTTTCAATCTTTCTGACTGTTACAGTTTAGCATATAATCCTAATATAATCCCAACTCTCTTCTTTCTGATGTTCCCCATAGCCTTGCTGCTAAATGTTGTGGCAGCGTGGGTGTCTCTGCACCTGAAGGCCACTTCCACCTTTGTGGTGTACCTGAAAAATCTTGTGGCTGCTGACATTATCATGACCTTGATGATCCCAATCAAAGCTGCAGGCGACCTGCCGGGTGCATGGCAGCATTTAGCTGTTCCCACATGTCGCTTTTTCACCGTCATCTTCTACAACGCACAGTACACCTGCATCGCTTTGCTGGGCTGTATCAGCCTGGACCGCTTCTTTAAGATCATGATGCCCCGCAGCAGATTTTTTGGCCAGAGTTTGACCTTTAGCAAAGTGATCTCGGGCGCAGTCTGGGTGCTTCTGTTTGGAGGCACAGGTCTGCCAAATATCCTTTTAACTAACAAGCAGGTAGTCAACGTGACAGAAATCAGTACTTGCACAATCCTGAAAGGACCCGCAGGAATAGAGTTCCACGAAAAAGCATCTCTTactctgaatgttttcttttggctCGTCAGCATGATCATTGTGGTTTGCTACATCTGCATCGCAAACAAAGTGGTCCAGTCCTACAGAAAGTCTGGCAGCAACAACAGCCAGGGAAAGCAGAAAATCAAACTGCGTGTTTTTTTGGTGATAATTGTGTTTTTCGCGTGTTTTGGTCCGTACCACATGATCAGAATTCCATACACTTTTCAGCAGGTCAGCTATTCTGACACCAAGTGCTCTCCCATGTATGAACGCATCAGGTTTGCCAAGGAACTCAGCTACTGGCTCGCCACGACAAACATCTGCATGGACCCGCTCCTCTACGTCTTCCTTTGTCGGGAGTTCAAGGAGAAACTCATGTCGATGATGGAAAATGTGATGATCTCATTTAACGTTGTTACAGGAAGCAAACTGAAAGTCCCTTTGCCCCACTAA
- the LOC108240816 gene encoding P2Y purinoceptor 13 isoform X2 has protein sequence MTLTIPIKVLSDANGGSGDLRAFHCRYSGVLFYTTMYISILLLGLISLDRYLKIVKPFEKCPLQRVRVGQLLCAAVWVVMLSLALPNIILSNKPPKFSQNRIKCSSMKNKAGLRWHTGLNYFCQVVFWGTFALMVVCYTVISKKVYESYKASKSSSRSASRRTKAKVFVVVGVFFICFAPFHFVRVPYTLTQTNSTPATCRAKDALYLAKETTLWLSTTNVCLDPLIYVFLCKVFMRRLTATFCKAAMGSPRATSIQIEMSQMNHKLSPNDISKQFISETSG, from the exons ATGACCCTGACCATCCCTATAAAAGTCTTGAGTGATGCAAATGGGGGTTCCGGGGATCTACGTGCCTTTCACTGCAGATACTCTGGTGTCCTCTTCTACACCACCATGTAcatcagcattttgttgctGGGCCTCATCAGTTTGGACCGTTACTTGAAGATCGTCAAGCCCTTTGAGAAGTGTCCTCTGCAGCGGGTCCGTGTTGGACAGCTTCTGTGCGCAGCTGTTTGGGTGGTGATGTTATCTCTGGCTCTACCCAACATCATTCTCAGCAATAAGCCGCCAAAATTCTCTCAGAATAGAATCAAGTGTTCCTCCATGAAGAACAAAGCTGGTCTGCGGTGGCATACAGGACTCAACTACTTCTGTCAG GTTGTATTTTGGGGCACGTTTGCCTTGATGGTCGTTTGCTACACAGTCATCAGCAAGAAGGTCTATGAGTCATACAAAGCCTCCAAGAGCAGCTCTCGGAGTGCAAGTCGAAGAACCAAAGCAAAAGTGtttgtggtggtgggggtgttTTTTATCTGCTTCGCCCCGTTCCACTTCGTTCGCGTTCCTTACACTCTGACTCAAACCAACAGCACACCAGCTACTTGCAGAGCAAAGGATGCATTATACCTAGCTAAGGAAACCACATTGTGGCTGTCGACCACTAATGTATGTCTTGACCCACTAATTTATGTCTTCCTGTGCAAGGTGTTCATGAGAAGACTGACGGCCACATTCTGCAAAGCTGCCATGGGCAGTCCGAGAGCAACATCCATACAAATAGAGATGTCACAAATGAACCACAAACTGTCACCTAATGACATTTCCAAACAATTCATATCAGAGACTTCAGGATGA